One Actinomadura viridis genomic region harbors:
- a CDS encoding TetR/AcrR family transcriptional regulator, whose amino-acid sequence MTTEHSGAGDPGRTLELLWGVQGRPRRGPRPRLTVEEIVRAATALADAEGLDALSMRRIAERLGVAPMSIYTYVPGKSELIDLMLDRAYGELTPPPESTAGEGTARDRDRDRDRDEGTDDASGEGGQGRPPGWRRRLEHIARENWALFHRHPWMLQVVTARPPMGPNLLGKYEYELRAVDGLGLSDLEMDSVVALVNGFAESSARVSVHAAQAEQRTGMNDEEWWRATAPVLEKLIDLERYPLGSRVGTVAGREHGGAVGPGHAFEFGLRRVLDGIEVLIRSR is encoded by the coding sequence GTGACGACCGAGCACAGCGGGGCGGGCGACCCCGGGCGCACCCTCGAACTGCTCTGGGGCGTTCAGGGGCGCCCGCGGCGGGGGCCCCGGCCCCGGCTGACGGTCGAGGAGATCGTGCGCGCGGCGACCGCGCTCGCCGACGCCGAGGGGCTGGACGCGCTGTCCATGCGCCGCATCGCCGAACGGCTCGGCGTGGCCCCCATGTCCATCTACACCTACGTGCCCGGCAAGTCCGAGCTGATCGATCTCATGCTGGACCGCGCGTACGGCGAGCTGACCCCGCCCCCCGAGAGCACGGCCGGGGAGGGCACGGCCCGGGACCGGGACCGGGACCGGGACCGGGACGAGGGCACGGACGATGCCTCGGGCGAGGGCGGGCAGGGCCGGCCGCCCGGATGGCGGCGGCGGCTGGAGCACATCGCCCGCGAGAACTGGGCGCTGTTCCACCGGCACCCCTGGATGCTCCAGGTGGTGACCGCGCGCCCCCCGATGGGCCCCAACCTCCTCGGCAAGTACGAGTACGAGCTGCGCGCCGTCGACGGGCTCGGCCTCAGCGACCTGGAGATGGACTCGGTGGTCGCGCTCGTGAACGGGTTCGCCGAGAGCTCCGCGCGGGTGTCGGTCCACGCCGCCCAGGCCGAGCAGCGCACCGGCATGAACGACGAGGAGTGGTGGAGGGCCACCGCCCCGGTCCTGGAGAAGCTGATCGACCTTGAGCGCTACCCCCTGGGCAGCCGGGTCGGCACGGTCGCCGGCCGGGAGCACGGGGGCGCGGTCGGCCCCGGCCACGCCTTCGAGTTCGGGTTGCGGCGCGTGCTCGACGGCATCGAGGTCCTCATCCGCTCCCGCTGA
- a CDS encoding nuclease-related domain-containing protein, giving the protein MTLLLCGALVDPVFGVVLAVLVAAGDAYFHWHGYNAAKVWRRGLRGEERMGRLLRHTLERRGHRVLHSRTVPGHGTADQLVVGPGGIWLVHNDAWHPEMEIVAHGGKLFIDGRTKSRMVREIAERAATAGRLIAERAEIEVKVVPVLVVHGGKVRKAPFRADSIVFAPPLKMIRWIRRHPVADFSPEDIETITRAAVHALPIGGRTMTAD; this is encoded by the coding sequence GTGACATTGTTGTTGTGCGGGGCCCTGGTGGACCCCGTTTTCGGAGTGGTGTTGGCCGTCCTCGTGGCGGCCGGAGACGCCTACTTCCACTGGCACGGTTATAACGCAGCCAAGGTGTGGCGGCGCGGGCTGCGAGGCGAGGAACGGATGGGGCGGCTGCTGCGCCATACCCTGGAGCGCCGCGGTCACCGGGTGCTCCATTCCCGCACGGTGCCCGGCCACGGCACCGCCGACCAGCTGGTGGTGGGCCCGGGGGGCATCTGGCTGGTGCACAACGACGCCTGGCACCCGGAGATGGAGATCGTCGCGCACGGCGGCAAGCTGTTCATCGACGGCCGGACCAAGTCCCGGATGGTCCGCGAGATCGCCGAGCGGGCCGCCACCGCCGGACGCCTGATCGCCGAGCGCGCCGAGATCGAGGTGAAGGTCGTCCCGGTGCTGGTGGTGCACGGCGGCAAGGTGCGCAAGGCCCCGTTCCGCGCGGACTCCATCGTCTTCGCGCCGCCGCTGAAGATGATCCGCTGGATCCGGCGCCATCCCGTGGCCGACTTCTCGCCCGAGGACATCGAGACGATCACGCGTGCCGCCGTGCACGCGCTCCCCATCGGCGGCCGGACGATGACCGCCGACTGA
- the hrpB gene encoding ATP-dependent helicase HrpB produces MDRTRRMDLPVRAAVPALFAALAERGVAVLAAPPGTGKTTFVPLALAGLVPDLRPPAPPHGKVIVVEPRRLAARAAARRMAWLLGERVGGSVGVTVRGEHRPGTLIEVVTTGVLLQRLQGDPELDGAGTVILDECHERHLDADTALAFMLDVRAVLRPELRLVAASATADTAPWARLLGGGPEGTGEDGRGPAPVVETDAVSHPVEIVWAPPARPLPPPHGMRVDPAFLAHVAATARRALAERGGDVLCFLPGAGEIARVAGALRGVDAEVLQVHGQAPAAVQDAVLAPADRRRVVLATSVAESSLTVPGVRVVVDSGLAREPRTDHARGLGALTTVRASRATADQRAGRAGREAPGTVYRCWTQAEHERLPARPRPEIELADLTGFALRIACWGEPDARGLALPDPPPEAALRAARTTLHALGALEAGPGGEVTERGRALARMGVEPRLARALLDGSRRVGARAAAQIVALLSEPPPRAAGDDLTAAWRALRREGPPADAHAARWREEARRLQRALGESATGGASATGRSADGGRGRPRPLAGAGGHDDAVAGTVVALAFPERVARARPGQGHLMASGTGAVLAEGSALAAARPPWLAVAVADRPAGSASARIRQAVVIDAEIAREAAAPLLSREDEVAWRDGDVVARTVERLGAIELAAEPTARPDPVRVRAALAEGLRAEGLALLNWTRAAGELRDRLAFCRRALGEPWPAMDDAALLEHAAGWLAGSGARRRADLARVDVAAALRGLLPWECAARLEDMAPERIEVPSGSRVRVDYSGERPVLAVKLQELFGWDAAPRLAGGRVPLTVHLLSPAGRPAAVTSDLASFWREGYKAVRAELRGRYPRHPWPEDPARAAATRRANPRR; encoded by the coding sequence ATGGACCGCACCCGCCGGATGGACCTTCCCGTACGCGCCGCCGTTCCCGCGCTGTTCGCCGCGTTGGCGGAGCGGGGCGTGGCCGTGCTGGCGGCGCCGCCCGGCACCGGTAAGACGACCTTCGTCCCGCTCGCCCTGGCCGGCCTGGTCCCGGACCTGCGCCCGCCCGCGCCGCCGCACGGCAAGGTGATCGTGGTGGAGCCGCGCCGGCTGGCCGCCCGCGCCGCCGCGCGGCGCATGGCCTGGCTGCTGGGCGAACGGGTGGGCGGGTCGGTCGGCGTGACCGTGCGCGGCGAGCACCGTCCCGGCACGCTGATCGAGGTCGTCACCACCGGGGTGCTGCTCCAGCGCCTCCAGGGCGACCCCGAGCTGGACGGCGCCGGCACGGTGATCCTGGACGAGTGCCACGAGCGCCATCTGGACGCCGACACCGCGCTGGCCTTCATGCTCGACGTACGCGCCGTCCTGCGCCCCGAGCTGCGCCTGGTCGCCGCCTCCGCGACCGCCGACACCGCCCCCTGGGCGCGCCTGCTGGGCGGCGGGCCCGAGGGCACGGGGGAGGACGGGCGGGGCCCCGCCCCGGTGGTGGAGACCGACGCGGTCTCCCACCCCGTGGAGATCGTGTGGGCGCCGCCCGCCCGGCCGCTGCCCCCGCCGCACGGCATGCGCGTCGACCCGGCGTTCCTGGCCCATGTGGCCGCGACGGCGCGCCGCGCCCTCGCCGAACGCGGCGGGGACGTGCTGTGCTTCCTGCCCGGTGCCGGGGAGATCGCCAGGGTCGCCGGGGCCCTGCGCGGCGTCGACGCCGAGGTGCTGCAGGTGCACGGCCAGGCGCCCGCCGCCGTGCAGGACGCCGTGCTCGCCCCCGCGGACCGCCGCCGCGTGGTCCTGGCCACCTCGGTGGCCGAGTCGAGCCTGACCGTGCCCGGCGTGCGCGTGGTGGTGGACTCGGGCCTGGCCCGCGAGCCGCGTACCGACCACGCGCGGGGGCTGGGGGCGCTGACCACCGTACGGGCCTCCCGGGCCACCGCCGATCAGCGTGCCGGGCGCGCCGGGCGGGAGGCGCCCGGGACGGTCTACCGCTGCTGGACCCAGGCCGAGCACGAGCGGCTGCCCGCGCGTCCCCGGCCCGAGATCGAGCTGGCCGACCTGACCGGCTTCGCCCTGCGGATCGCCTGCTGGGGAGAGCCCGACGCGCGCGGGCTGGCGCTGCCCGACCCGCCGCCCGAAGCGGCCCTGCGCGCCGCCCGCACGACCCTGCACGCGCTCGGCGCGCTGGAGGCGGGGCCCGGCGGCGAGGTCACCGAGCGAGGGCGGGCGCTGGCACGGATGGGCGTGGAGCCGCGCCTGGCCCGTGCCCTCCTCGACGGGTCCCGGCGGGTCGGCGCGCGGGCCGCCGCGCAGATCGTGGCGCTGCTGTCGGAGCCGCCGCCCCGTGCCGCCGGGGACGACCTGACGGCGGCCTGGCGCGCCCTGCGCCGGGAGGGCCCGCCCGCCGACGCCCACGCCGCCCGGTGGCGCGAGGAGGCCCGCCGCCTCCAGCGAGCGCTCGGCGAATCCGCCACCGGCGGCGCATCCGCCACCGGCCGGTCCGCGGACGGTGGCCGGGGACGGCCGCGTCCCCTCGCCGGCGCGGGCGGGCACGACGACGCGGTGGCGGGCACCGTCGTGGCGCTGGCGTTCCCCGAACGGGTCGCGCGGGCCCGGCCGGGGCAGGGCCATCTCATGGCGTCCGGCACCGGGGCGGTCCTGGCCGAGGGGTCCGCCCTGGCGGCGGCCCGCCCGCCGTGGCTGGCGGTGGCGGTCGCCGACCGCCCCGCCGGATCGGCCTCCGCCCGGATCCGGCAGGCCGTGGTGATCGACGCGGAGATCGCGCGGGAGGCCGCCGCGCCGCTGCTGTCACGCGAGGACGAGGTCGCCTGGCGGGACGGGGACGTGGTCGCGCGTACGGTCGAGCGGCTCGGCGCGATCGAGCTGGCCGCCGAGCCGACGGCCCGTCCCGACCCCGTCCGGGTGCGCGCCGCGCTGGCCGAGGGCCTGCGCGCCGAGGGCCTGGCCCTGCTGAACTGGACGCGCGCCGCGGGAGAGCTGCGCGACCGGCTGGCGTTCTGCCGCCGCGCGCTGGGCGAGCCGTGGCCGGCGATGGACGACGCCGCGCTGCTGGAGCACGCCGCGGGGTGGCTGGCCGGCTCGGGCGCGCGCCGCCGGGCCGACCTGGCCCGGGTGGACGTGGCGGCCGCGCTGCGGGGGCTGCTGCCGTGGGAGTGCGCGGCCCGCCTGGAGGACATGGCCCCCGAGCGGATCGAGGTGCCCTCGGGGTCGCGGGTCCGGGTCGACTACTCCGGCGAGCGGCCCGTCCTGGCGGTGAAGCTGCAGGAGCTGTTCGGATGGGACGCCGCGCCCCGGCTCGCCGGTGGGCGCGTGCCGCTGACGGTGCACCTGCTGTCGCCCGCGGGCAGGCCGGCGGCGGTCACCTCCGACCTCGCCTCGTTCTGGCGTGAGGGGTACAAGGCCGTACGGGCGGAGCTGCGCGGCCGGTACCCGCGGCACCCGTGGCCGGAGGACCCCGCCCGCGCCGCCGCCACCCGGCGCGCCAACCCCCGCCGCTGA